From Thermodesulforhabdus norvegica, a single genomic window includes:
- a CDS encoding cation diffusion facilitator family transporter — MHSPVSSFRTYLMIMIPVIAVHVIVIGLKGYAYLKTGSQAILSDALEGIINVLASCFALLSLWLSEKPPDKSHPYGHGKIEYFSVGFEGALIFCASLLILRQSVPRLFDPQSLKEPAVGMWVLTGSMLVQSCAVVGLFAVARKTGSAVLRAEGHHILSDIFTTAAVLVGFSVASALKKPIWDAVVATGVACFILITGFRLVGHAFSGLMDETDRSLVEYIAELLKEHRKEWWIDVHRLRLRKVGNRVFVDLHLILPRNFHLWQAHMEALTVEKLLKDNVPYPVDVVIHLDPCKSPDCRICRKYDCEFRMEPQRASVYWDGNTIMSDSEPERVEEA; from the coding sequence ATGCATTCCCCGGTCTCCTCTTTCAGAACTTACCTCATGATCATGATTCCCGTAATTGCAGTTCATGTTATCGTAATCGGCCTTAAAGGCTATGCATATCTGAAGACGGGCTCACAGGCAATTCTCTCCGATGCTCTTGAGGGAATTATAAACGTTCTTGCCAGTTGTTTTGCGTTACTCAGTTTGTGGCTTTCCGAAAAGCCCCCTGACAAGTCCCATCCCTATGGCCACGGAAAGATAGAATATTTTTCTGTTGGCTTTGAAGGAGCCCTGATATTCTGTGCGTCTTTGCTTATCCTGCGTCAAAGCGTCCCTCGGCTCTTCGATCCACAGTCCCTTAAAGAACCCGCCGTTGGGATGTGGGTATTGACGGGGTCCATGCTGGTACAGTCCTGTGCCGTGGTAGGGCTATTTGCCGTAGCCCGGAAAACGGGTTCTGCCGTACTCAGGGCGGAAGGCCATCATATTCTTTCCGACATATTCACGACCGCGGCCGTACTGGTCGGCTTTTCGGTAGCAAGCGCATTAAAAAAACCGATCTGGGATGCGGTCGTGGCTACCGGGGTCGCATGTTTTATCCTCATAACCGGGTTCCGTCTTGTAGGACATGCCTTTTCCGGCCTAATGGACGAAACCGACCGTTCTCTCGTGGAATATATTGCGGAGTTACTCAAAGAACATCGCAAGGAATGGTGGATTGACGTACACAGGTTAAGGCTTCGAAAGGTTGGAAACCGTGTATTTGTAGATTTGCACCTGATTCTTCCCAGAAACTTCCATTTATGGCAGGCTCACATGGAAGCCCTTACGGTAGAAAAACTCCTTAAGGATAATGTACCCTACCCTGTTGACGTGGTAATTCATCTGGATCCCTGTAAATCGCCCGATTGCAGGATATGTCGGAAATATGATTGTGAATTTCGTATGGAGCCTCAACGGGCCAGCGTATATTGGGACGGGAATACAATTATGTCCGATTCGGAACCCGAAAGGGTGGAGGAGGCGTAG
- a CDS encoding VanZ family protein: MSRERLIAWRFVFSVSLLVIIWMATRNPSEIPPILFSIDDFAQHALTFLYLAAVMARAYPPVRHGLIWIFLTFYGILIEAIQSLLPFREASVVDLAANTAGLALFEMVLLTKGILLKRKRH; encoded by the coding sequence ATGTCACGGGAGCGCCTTATTGCGTGGCGATTTGTTTTTTCGGTCAGTCTGCTGGTAATAATCTGGATGGCTACCAGAAACCCCAGCGAAATCCCGCCTATCCTTTTCAGCATCGACGACTTTGCTCAGCATGCCCTAACCTTTCTCTACCTCGCCGCCGTTATGGCCCGGGCCTATCCTCCGGTACGTCACGGCCTGATATGGATATTTCTGACCTTTTACGGTATATTGATAGAGGCTATTCAGAGCCTGCTGCCCTTTCGTGAAGCCTCTGTGGTTGATCTGGCGGCTAACACGGCAGGGCTTGCTTTATTCGAAATGGTCCTCCTGACAAAAGGGATATTACTGAAGAGAAAGCGGCACTGA
- a CDS encoding CidB/LrgB family autolysis modulator — MVNFLETHAFSVFITLAVFFFAQKIYLRFRYFWLNPVMLSIIFLILYLKVTGIPYKTYFEGGRIISFFLGPSVVALGVPLYLQLEEIKKRGTSILVSILVGSVSGIVSAAGLALILGGSREVIVSIAPKSVTTPIAMGISEKLGGIPSLTAAIVIATGVLGAVIGPAFLRLLGIKKGVAFGLAMGSASHGIGTARAIEEGEVEGAAGGLAICLNGVVTALLTPIFIKLFSL; from the coding sequence ATGGTTAACTTCCTGGAAACTCACGCCTTTTCCGTTTTTATAACCCTTGCAGTGTTCTTTTTTGCGCAGAAAATATACCTCCGCTTTAGATATTTCTGGCTGAATCCCGTAATGCTTTCGATTATTTTTTTGATTCTATACCTGAAAGTCACGGGAATTCCGTACAAGACGTACTTCGAGGGGGGCAGAATTATCAGCTTTTTTCTGGGACCTTCGGTTGTTGCCCTTGGGGTTCCGCTTTATCTGCAGCTCGAGGAAATAAAAAAGAGGGGGACCTCCATTCTGGTTTCAATTCTTGTCGGGAGTGTGTCTGGAATTGTGAGTGCTGCAGGACTTGCCCTTATTCTCGGCGGAAGCAGGGAGGTGATTGTCTCCATTGCCCCGAAGTCCGTAACGACACCCATTGCGATGGGTATATCGGAAAAACTGGGGGGCATACCGTCTCTCACGGCGGCCATAGTCATCGCCACAGGGGTTCTTGGGGCCGTGATCGGGCCTGCTTTCCTGAGGCTTCTTGGGATAAAGAAAGGCGTTGCCTTCGGCCTTGCCATGGGATCTGCATCTCACGGAATAGGTACCGCAAGGGCTATTGAGGAGGGAGAGGTTGAAGGTGCGGCAGGAGGCCTTGCAATATGCCTCAACGGTGTTGTTACGGCCCTTCTCACGCCTATTTTCATAAAACTTTTTTCCCTTTGA
- a CDS encoding CidA/LrgA family protein: MIEGLFFIFLFLVIGEAISKAAGLPVPGNVIGMVLLTFALTRGWVSLERVRGVAEVLVKNMAFLFVPPGVGLMVYFDLLRKEWLAIAVSWFLSTLVVLAVVGFLQKRLEERKERDG; this comes from the coding sequence ATGATAGAGGGGCTGTTTTTCATATTTCTTTTTCTTGTGATAGGAGAAGCAATTTCAAAAGCGGCCGGGTTGCCCGTTCCCGGAAATGTAATCGGCATGGTGCTCCTTACCTTTGCCCTTACCAGAGGCTGGGTAAGTCTTGAAAGGGTTAGAGGAGTCGCCGAGGTTCTCGTCAAAAATATGGCCTTTCTCTTTGTCCCGCCCGGAGTGGGGCTGATGGTTTACTTTGATCTTCTCAGGAAAGAGTGGCTTGCAATTGCGGTTTCCTGGTTTCTGAGCACGCTGGTCGTGCTCGCCGTTGTGGGCTTTTTACAAAAGAGGCTCGAAGAGAGAAAGGAACGAGATGGTTAA
- a CDS encoding FadR/GntR family transcriptional regulator: MTPSSIPLKPIKPKKISDQVCDQLMELIYRGYLKPGEKLMPERSLAEVLGVSRPTVREAINKLVTMGLLEHRQGQGTFVRHPAKAERNPLFEALDVDNASLVEILEVRMGLECNAASLAALRADERDLEFLKESLEEMKKDVASGGLGHEADVSFHMAISYATKNPVQVRIMRNMYDILFFGIKQNLQGLYKNPENIEIIISQHRAIFEAIQSRDPEQAEEAMRRHITFVRDYFARRPTSSLAESE, encoded by the coding sequence ATGACACCATCGTCGATACCACTTAAGCCCATAAAACCCAAGAAGATTTCAGATCAGGTGTGCGATCAGCTAATGGAGTTGATATACCGCGGGTACTTAAAGCCCGGTGAGAAGCTGATGCCGGAGCGAAGTCTCGCCGAGGTTCTGGGAGTAAGTCGTCCGACGGTAAGGGAGGCCATAAACAAACTTGTTACGATGGGACTCCTTGAGCACAGGCAGGGGCAGGGAACCTTCGTTCGTCATCCTGCCAAAGCGGAGCGGAATCCCCTTTTTGAGGCTCTTGATGTGGACAACGCATCGCTTGTGGAAATCCTGGAAGTAAGAATGGGGCTTGAGTGCAATGCGGCGTCTCTGGCGGCTTTGAGGGCCGATGAAAGAGACCTCGAGTTCCTGAAAGAGAGCCTGGAAGAGATGAAGAAAGACGTGGCATCTGGCGGGCTGGGACATGAGGCAGACGTATCCTTTCACATGGCCATTTCATACGCAACCAAGAATCCGGTTCAGGTAAGGATCATGCGGAATATGTACGACATTCTGTTCTTCGGCATTAAGCAGAATCTGCAGGGTCTCTACAAAAACCCGGAGAACATCGAAATTATAATATCCCAGCACAGAGCCATCTTCGAAGCCATTCAGAGCCGTGATCCGGAACAGGCGGAAGAAGCTATGAGGCGGCACATAACCTTCGTAAGGGATTACTTCGCCAGGAGACCCACGAGCAGTTTGGCGGAATCCGAGTGA
- a CDS encoding (Fe-S)-binding protein, with product MASIGKLIKMLESLEDDLIVCMRCGMCQSVCPLYRETRLETDVARGKLAILDGLRKSLFEKPDGVAQRLHRCLLCGSCQAQCPSGVKSVEIFLKARAIISEYRGLSPLKRLILRKILAVPERFHRLLDIMARCQKLFFKDLDPVVGTSCSRIPVPPLGKRHITPLAAVPFHEKVPALYRPATGGITVAVFTGCLIDRVFPSVAEALIRILEKEGMGIHLPEGQSCCGIPALSAGDLNTFKSLVRRNLESFAGEGYDVLVTACATCTAVIKELWPVMMEGEGVNISGKAKSLSEKTMDVTEFLFKYGHMKSSEKKAGPLKVTYHDPCHLKKSLGIWKEPRRILESLDRYSFIEMVEADSCCGLGGSFGLEHEELSEKIGLKKAQRIIDTGADVVATACPACMIQLADMLSRTGKGKKVKHVVELYAESL from the coding sequence ATGGCGTCAATAGGCAAACTGATTAAAATGCTGGAAAGCCTTGAGGACGACCTCATAGTCTGCATGAGATGCGGAATGTGCCAGTCCGTTTGTCCTCTTTACAGGGAAACCCGGCTTGAGACCGACGTAGCCCGTGGTAAGCTGGCGATTCTCGACGGGCTGAGGAAATCCCTCTTCGAAAAGCCCGACGGTGTTGCCCAGAGGTTGCATCGCTGTCTGCTCTGCGGGTCCTGTCAGGCTCAGTGCCCGAGTGGAGTAAAATCAGTTGAAATTTTTCTTAAAGCCCGGGCCATTATTTCGGAATACAGAGGTCTTTCGCCCTTAAAGCGCCTGATACTTCGAAAGATTCTTGCGGTACCGGAGCGATTTCATAGGCTTCTCGATATTATGGCCCGCTGTCAGAAACTTTTCTTTAAAGACCTGGATCCCGTTGTCGGGACCTCCTGCTCCAGAATTCCCGTCCCCCCTTTAGGCAAAAGGCACATAACCCCCCTCGCCGCTGTGCCTTTTCACGAAAAGGTCCCGGCACTTTATCGCCCGGCAACCGGGGGCATCACGGTTGCGGTGTTTACGGGATGCTTGATCGACAGGGTTTTCCCTTCCGTTGCGGAAGCTTTAATCAGAATTCTGGAAAAGGAGGGAATGGGAATACATCTTCCCGAAGGACAATCCTGTTGCGGCATTCCCGCCCTTTCTGCCGGGGATTTGAACACCTTTAAAAGCCTCGTCAGGAGAAACCTTGAGTCCTTTGCAGGAGAAGGATACGACGTGCTCGTCACGGCTTGTGCCACCTGTACGGCTGTGATAAAAGAGCTATGGCCTGTTATGATGGAGGGAGAAGGTGTTAATATCTCCGGTAAAGCAAAGAGCCTGTCGGAGAAGACCATGGATGTCACGGAGTTTCTCTTTAAATACGGGCATATGAAAAGCTCGGAGAAAAAGGCGGGTCCGCTAAAGGTTACCTACCACGATCCCTGCCATCTCAAGAAGTCTCTCGGGATATGGAAGGAACCTCGCAGGATTCTGGAATCTCTGGATCGATACAGCTTCATCGAAATGGTGGAAGCCGACTCCTGCTGTGGTCTCGGGGGAAGTTTCGGGCTCGAACACGAGGAGCTTTCAGAAAAAATCGGGCTGAAAAAGGCTCAGAGGATTATCGACACGGGAGCCGATGTGGTTGCGACGGCCTGCCCTGCCTGCATGATTCAACTGGCCGATATGCTATCGAGAACGGGAAAAGGTAAAAAGGTAAAACACGTTGTAGAACTATATGCGGAGAGCCTATGA
- a CDS encoding FAD-binding oxidoreductase produces the protein MAKRALIGDLEALLGAGKVLTEPEDRAAYSYDAAVVKPVLPLAVVRPETEEELGKVVAYCHRQGIPLTVRGAGTNLSGGTVPHEKGIVILTGKLDKIVELNPEDMYAVVQPGVITANFAKAVEKEGLFYPPDPGSQAVSTLGGNVAENAGGLRGLKYGVTRDYVLGLEFFSAEGDLIRTGSRTVKCVSGYNLAGLLVGSEGTLGVISRIILRLIPYPAAKKSMMALFSDLRSASETVAAIIAARVIPATLEFMDRFTIDAVERFSRAGLPGDIEAMLLIEVDGHPAQVKDEAEKVEKICRDCGALKVRVAENEEERNRVWEARRSALSALAKLRPTVVLEDATVPRSKIPEMVQAIQDIAQEYKVQIGTFGHAGDGNLHPTILTDRRNHDEWRRVEGAVEAIFEAALKLGGTLSGEHGIGIAKAPFLHKEVGRGSIEYSRRIKRALDSRNILNPGKILWLEGSGGE, from the coding sequence ATGGCAAAGAGGGCTTTGATAGGCGACCTTGAGGCCCTTCTCGGAGCGGGTAAGGTCCTTACCGAACCCGAAGACAGGGCCGCATACTCCTACGATGCTGCCGTCGTAAAACCGGTCTTACCACTTGCGGTAGTACGGCCTGAAACGGAAGAGGAGCTGGGTAAAGTAGTGGCCTACTGCCACCGCCAGGGCATCCCCCTTACGGTTCGTGGCGCCGGAACCAATCTCAGCGGTGGAACGGTGCCTCACGAAAAGGGCATAGTAATCCTGACCGGCAAGCTGGATAAAATCGTGGAACTCAACCCTGAAGACATGTATGCAGTTGTTCAGCCCGGAGTGATCACGGCAAATTTCGCAAAAGCCGTTGAGAAAGAGGGGCTTTTCTATCCTCCGGACCCCGGAAGTCAGGCCGTATCGACCCTGGGAGGAAATGTCGCCGAGAACGCAGGCGGCCTCAGAGGGCTTAAATACGGGGTAACGAGGGACTATGTCCTGGGTCTGGAATTCTTCAGTGCCGAAGGAGACCTGATCAGGACGGGATCGAGAACCGTAAAGTGCGTATCCGGCTACAACCTTGCAGGGCTGCTGGTGGGATCGGAAGGCACACTGGGGGTTATCTCCAGGATTATTCTCAGGCTTATCCCCTACCCTGCCGCAAAAAAATCCATGATGGCCCTTTTTTCCGATCTCCGTTCAGCTTCCGAGACCGTTGCCGCCATCATAGCCGCAAGAGTGATCCCTGCAACGCTGGAGTTTATGGACAGATTTACCATCGATGCGGTGGAAAGATTCAGCCGCGCCGGCCTTCCGGGGGACATCGAAGCCATGCTACTCATCGAGGTTGACGGCCATCCGGCTCAGGTGAAAGATGAAGCCGAAAAAGTCGAAAAGATTTGCCGAGACTGTGGGGCCCTGAAGGTTCGCGTTGCGGAAAATGAGGAAGAAAGAAACAGAGTCTGGGAGGCACGACGCAGCGCCCTTTCGGCACTGGCAAAACTGAGACCCACTGTGGTTCTTGAAGATGCAACGGTTCCCAGAAGCAAAATCCCCGAGATGGTTCAGGCTATACAGGATATAGCACAGGAGTATAAAGTACAGATCGGGACCTTCGGACACGCAGGAGACGGCAACCTGCATCCAACGATTCTTACAGACAGGCGAAATCATGATGAATGGAGGAGGGTCGAAGGGGCCGTGGAAGCCATCTTTGAGGCTGCCCTTAAGCTCGGGGGAACCCTTTCCGGTGAGCACGGTATTGGTATAGCCAAAGCGCCATTCCTCCACAAAGAAGTGGGAAGGGGGTCCATCGAATACAGCAGGCGTATAAAGCGAGCTCTGGATTCACGGAATATACTCAATCCCGGAAAAATTTTGTGGCTTGAAGGTTCAGGTGGGGAGTAG
- a CDS encoding TRAP transporter substrate-binding protein produces MKRFLSLATALVLVLVIGLNPSMAGKREKFGVDERHEIAKRIKFEPSDKKFRWKMVMPWSKGLLFYDIAVHFCDSVRLASAGRLDIKPYSAGELVPAMQTFDAVAQGTAEVGHDWPGYWKGKNEAFVAFGSVPFGLDGEGYNIWLYEKGGLQLMQELYGRYGLYALPCGQLGQEMGLFSNKRAEKMEDFKGLRIRTVGWYMDILNMLGASVSPLPGGEVYLALERGVIDAAEFSSPAINYPMGFDEITRYAIQPGVHQPGIQCAVFFNKKAWDSLPEDLKWIVDIAAKETQLWAYNWINSLNAEAIRRFKEKIEIVKMDKEALISFRKTTKEYLDSLKEKYPDVKKVLESQEAFIKEFADWRDARSGATPWPYDVYVSGRVTE; encoded by the coding sequence ATGAAGAGGTTTTTATCTTTGGCGACGGCCCTGGTCCTTGTTTTGGTCATCGGTTTGAACCCTTCTATGGCGGGAAAAAGAGAAAAGTTCGGTGTCGATGAGCGTCACGAAATTGCAAAGAGAATTAAATTCGAACCCTCCGACAAGAAATTCAGATGGAAAATGGTCATGCCATGGTCGAAGGGGCTTCTCTTCTACGACATCGCCGTTCACTTCTGTGACAGCGTGCGTCTGGCATCGGCAGGTCGTCTGGACATAAAGCCCTATTCGGCAGGAGAGCTCGTCCCGGCGATGCAGACCTTTGACGCCGTTGCCCAGGGCACCGCTGAAGTGGGCCACGATTGGCCCGGCTACTGGAAGGGTAAGAACGAGGCCTTCGTCGCTTTCGGATCCGTACCCTTCGGCCTGGACGGGGAAGGTTACAACATCTGGCTCTACGAAAAAGGCGGACTCCAGCTGATGCAGGAACTCTACGGCCGCTATGGGCTCTATGCTCTTCCCTGTGGACAGCTCGGGCAGGAAATGGGCCTCTTCTCCAACAAGCGGGCAGAAAAAATGGAAGACTTCAAGGGACTCAGGATCCGAACCGTGGGCTGGTACATGGACATACTCAACATGCTTGGAGCATCGGTAAGTCCTCTCCCTGGAGGTGAGGTGTATCTTGCTCTGGAAAGAGGCGTAATTGATGCGGCAGAGTTCTCATCTCCTGCTATTAACTACCCCATGGGATTTGACGAAATTACCAGGTACGCAATTCAGCCCGGCGTTCATCAGCCCGGCATTCAATGTGCCGTGTTCTTCAACAAAAAGGCCTGGGACAGCCTGCCTGAAGATCTGAAATGGATTGTTGATATCGCCGCCAAAGAAACGCAGCTCTGGGCCTACAACTGGATAAACAGCCTGAATGCCGAAGCCATCAGAAGATTCAAGGAAAAGATAGAAATAGTGAAGATGGACAAAGAGGCTTTGATATCCTTCAGAAAGACCACCAAAGAGTATCTGGATTCTCTCAAAGAAAAATACCCCGACGTGAAGAAGGTGCTGGAAAGCCAGGAGGCTTTTATAAAAGAGTTTGCCGACTGGCGTGATGCCCGAAGCGGTGCCACTCCCTGGCCCTATGATGTTTACGTGTCTGGACGAGTAACCGAATAA
- a CDS encoding TRAP transporter small permease subunit: MKKNQGVSDRILKWLVWEGEISSLLIIPLVVVVVQEVVRRYLFNAPSIWGFEATTFLYGIHYMLGLGYTEHYEGHVRVDIITSRLSEKTQALFGMLTYGLMFIPVITLFTIWSFKFAYISTLQRELNSTSWAPPIYPIKILMALGFFFLWLRGVLRFLENLRKYRKLSRE, encoded by the coding sequence ATGAAAAAGAATCAGGGCGTTTCGGATAGAATTCTAAAATGGCTGGTATGGGAAGGGGAGATTTCTTCTCTTTTGATCATCCCCCTTGTTGTGGTCGTCGTTCAGGAAGTTGTTCGTAGGTATTTGTTTAATGCTCCCAGTATCTGGGGATTTGAAGCCACAACTTTTCTTTACGGAATTCATTATATGTTGGGGCTCGGTTATACTGAGCATTACGAAGGTCACGTCAGAGTTGACATCATAACCTCACGTCTTTCCGAAAAAACCCAGGCACTTTTTGGAATGCTCACCTACGGTCTGATGTTTATTCCCGTGATAACCCTCTTCACGATATGGTCCTTTAAATTCGCCTATATTTCGACGCTTCAGCGGGAACTCAATTCTACGAGCTGGGCTCCTCCGATTTATCCCATAAAGATTCTTATGGCCCTCGGTTTCTTTTTTCTTTGGCTTCGTGGAGTCTTAAGGTTTCTTGAAAATCTTCGAAAATACCGAAAGCTATCCAGGGAGTAA
- a CDS encoding TRAP transporter large permease: MSPEVLTLLMFATLIVAIVFGHPLAFTLAWVAAVFGLIDNGFNVPALFDMFVNNAWGIMNNYVLVAIPLFIFMAQLLDKSRVAEKLFDALYVVLGSLRGGLGLAVVVVCTVFAATTGIIGASVVAMGLLATPALLQKGYQKELTSGIICATGTLGILIPPSIMMVVYGGLTGLKETSVGNLFAGAVIPGLILSSLYFIYIFIRCALNPSLGPPISKEEASRYTTAQKWAMTLKSMVPPLALIFLVMGTILLGIATPTEAAGMGVLGAFLLALFNRAVNWKMLKDSSVATLRTTCMVMMLFIGGKCFSTVFLSMGGGDVVADFLIGSGLNRWVVLFIMMAIVFIMGMFIDWAAILLVTVPIFMPIAMELDFDPLWFSMLMCVNLQTSFLTPPFGYALFYFAGVAPKEYNMMTIYKGILPFVGLQILGLIAIILFPQTVTWLPSLFFH, from the coding sequence ATGAGTCCTGAAGTACTCACCCTTCTTATGTTTGCTACCCTTATTGTCGCTATCGTTTTCGGCCATCCGCTGGCTTTCACTCTGGCGTGGGTCGCTGCGGTATTCGGCCTGATAGATAACGGCTTTAATGTCCCGGCGCTTTTTGACATGTTCGTCAATAATGCCTGGGGCATCATGAACAATTACGTTCTCGTGGCGATCCCCCTTTTCATTTTCATGGCTCAGCTTCTGGATAAGTCGAGGGTTGCGGAAAAACTTTTTGATGCCCTTTACGTTGTTCTCGGGAGTCTCAGAGGTGGTCTCGGGCTTGCGGTAGTCGTGGTCTGCACGGTTTTTGCCGCCACAACGGGCATAATCGGGGCATCGGTAGTTGCCATGGGCCTGCTGGCCACTCCAGCCCTTTTGCAGAAGGGATATCAGAAGGAGCTTACAAGCGGCATTATATGCGCCACCGGGACCCTCGGTATTCTCATTCCCCCGAGTATCATGATGGTGGTTTACGGAGGTCTGACGGGGCTTAAGGAAACCTCCGTGGGAAACCTTTTTGCCGGTGCGGTAATTCCGGGCCTGATCCTGTCGTCGCTTTATTTCATTTACATATTCATACGCTGTGCTCTCAATCCGTCACTGGGACCCCCTATATCAAAGGAAGAGGCGTCCAGATATACGACGGCTCAGAAGTGGGCCATGACTCTTAAGTCCATGGTCCCGCCTCTGGCCCTTATCTTTCTCGTAATGGGCACGATCCTTCTCGGAATTGCCACACCCACGGAAGCGGCAGGTATGGGGGTCCTGGGGGCTTTCCTGCTGGCCCTTTTCAATAGAGCCGTGAACTGGAAGATGCTGAAAGATTCCTCTGTAGCCACTCTTCGTACAACCTGTATGGTTATGATGCTGTTTATCGGGGGTAAATGCTTCAGCACCGTTTTCCTGAGCATGGGTGGTGGAGATGTCGTTGCGGATTTTCTCATAGGGAGCGGTCTTAACAGGTGGGTGGTTCTTTTCATAATGATGGCAATCGTCTTTATCATGGGCATGTTTATCGACTGGGCAGCAATTCTTCTTGTAACCGTTCCCATTTTTATGCCCATAGCTATGGAGCTTGATTTTGACCCCCTTTGGTTTTCAATGCTCATGTGCGTCAACCTTCAGACCTCCTTCCTTACTCCGCCCTTCGGATATGCGCTCTTTTATTTTGCAGGAGTAGCCCCAAAGGAATATAATATGATGACCATTTATAAGGGAATTCTGCCTTTCGTGGGATTGCAGATCCTGGGGTTGATTGCGATAATCCTTTTTCCTCAAACCGTTACCTGGCTGCCTTCTCTGTTCTTCCACTAA
- a CDS encoding LutC/YkgG family protein: MAGTSLIERFVSRAGAVQCEVLVTGSLIEACDKLVDCIGEAAPVVISGFDGETTSLIERRLSDEGIKCHVGSVRDLLPGFSVAVTPGHAGISETGTVVIESTSEDVRLASMLADRHFILMPSSTLYSELPEVESLLEEMLQRPGAYVAFITGPSRTADIERVLTIGVHGPREVTVILYGE; encoded by the coding sequence ATGGCAGGAACTTCTTTGATTGAAAGGTTTGTATCGAGGGCAGGGGCGGTTCAGTGTGAGGTGTTGGTTACCGGCAGTCTGATTGAGGCCTGTGATAAATTGGTCGATTGTATAGGAGAAGCCGCTCCTGTTGTAATCAGCGGCTTTGATGGCGAGACCACGAGTTTAATCGAGCGACGTCTCTCCGACGAAGGTATAAAGTGCCATGTCGGTTCTGTAAGAGATCTTTTGCCCGGGTTTTCGGTTGCAGTAACGCCGGGTCATGCGGGCATCTCCGAAACGGGTACCGTCGTTATTGAAAGCACTTCCGAGGACGTGAGGCTGGCATCCATGCTGGCCGATCGTCATTTCATTCTTATGCCTTCTTCCACCCTCTATTCGGAACTTCCCGAAGTCGAATCCTTGTTGGAAGAGATGCTGCAAAGACCCGGTGCCTACGTTGCTTTTATCACCGGGCCCAGTCGGACGGCTGATATAGAAAGAGTCCTTACAATCGGGGTGCACGGCCCCAGAGAGGTCACGGTAATCCTGTACGGGGAGTAG